In Harmonia axyridis chromosome X, icHarAxyr1.1, whole genome shotgun sequence, a single window of DNA contains:
- the LOC123685663 gene encoding protein tyrosine phosphatase type IVA 1: protein MSISANMRQIDIRPSSAEINYKGFRFLITDRPSDQTIHNYIQELKKHQVTAVVRVCEPSYKTEELKNEGIEVYDLPYNDGMSPPKEVVEGWFKVLKKQFYDNPNSCVAVHCIAGLGRAPSMVAIALIELGLRYEEAVELIREKRRGAINAKQLAFLEKYRPKSRLKLKNGHKNSCCIQ, encoded by the exons ATGAGTATAAGTGCAAATATGCGGCAAATTGACATCAGACCATCCTCGGCTGAGATCAACTACAAAGGATTCAGGTTTCTCATCACAGACAGGCCATCGGACCAAACCATCCATAATTATATTCAG GAGTTGAAAAAACACCAGGTTACTGCAGTGGTCAGAGTGTGCGAACCAAGTTACAAGACTGAAGAACTGAAAAATGAAGGTATCGAAGTCTACGATTTGCCTTACAACGATGGCATGTCACCACCAAAAGAAGTAGTGGAAGGATGGTTCAAAGTATTAAAGAAGCAGTTCTATGACAACCCAAACTCCTGTGTGGCAGTTCATTGCATCGCTGGCTTGGGAAGGGCTCCTAGCATGGTTGCAATAGCGTTGATCGAACTTGGTCTCAGATATGAAGAAGCCGTCGAGCTCATCAGAGA gaaACGACGAGGTGCTATCAACGCAAAACAGCTGGCATTTCTTGAGAAATACCGTCCTAAGTCAcgactgaaattgaaaaatggacaCAAAAACTCATGCTGCATACAATAA
- the LOC123685664 gene encoding solute carrier family 25 member 46-like, which translates to MAGKNFNFSLNNPRTHEENDLYLQSRRFGYNVEDEFLRTQEEYMNARIRTPHSLYSHRTSHYMSPNAEEVSFKGYVASGVSFVSLVAENILCHPFLVLRRQCQVHPSSLKYHLLPFTLIPSVYHLHQRQGLTILWKGLGSVLLVRGMSLGVEDLISRVTPWPDTITMHSGLKQFFQHLMLKCVSLAIVTPFYSASFVETVQSEIASEKPGILDVFKEGFIRLLNWNDGPKGRLIPIWALVLPTVTLGLAKYLFSLMVKSVSTKVLHAKVKSEHETTGALPKNSGEYQDINLTASIISLIASDIIFYPCETIVHRLHLQGTRTIIDNLDNGSSVLAVLTNYTGAADCYEQCLASEGVFGLYKGFGALLVQYALHIGLVKFTRFFFMEIGSMMSKPKPPPTPSVHDNSPPALANLSTVSKSYLLP; encoded by the exons ATGGCagggaaaaatttcaatttttcactcaACAATCCCAGAACTCACGAAGAAAATGACTTATATCTTCAAAGCAGAAGGTTTGGATATAATGTCGAAGATGAATTCTTGAGAACACAAGAGGAGTATATGAATGCCAGAATAAGAACTCCTCATTCTTTATATTCTCATAGAACTTCTCATTACATGAGTCCTAATGCCGAAG aagTCAGTTTCAAGGGATATGTGGCTTCAGGAGTATCTTTTGTCAGTTTAGTAGCTGAAAATATATTGTGCCATCCATTTCTAGTATTACGCAGGCAATGTcag GTGCATCCCTCATCATTGAAGTATCACCTTTTGCCATTCACGTTAATCCCATCTGTCTATCATTTACATCAACGTCAAGGATTGACCATATTGTGGAAAGGACTTGGTTCCGTTTTACTCGTTCGAGGTATGTCATTAGGTGTGGAAGATTTAATATCAAGAGTCACACCATGGCCTGA CACCATCACTATGCATAGTGGACTGAAGCAATTCTTTCAACATCTTATGTTGAAATG TGTCAGCTTAGCTATAGTAACTCCATTTTACTCTGCCTCGTTTGTTGAAACAGTGCAGAGTGAAATAGCAAGTGAAAAACCTGGAATACTTGATGTATTCAAAGAAGGGTTTATTAGGTTGTTGAATTGGAATGATGGTCCCAAAGGTCGATTGATACCAATCTGGGCACTTGTTCTTCCAACAGTAACATTAGGTTTGGCCAAATATCTCTTCTCCCTTATGGTGAAAAGTGTTTCTACTAAAGTTCTACATGCTAAGGTTAAATCCGAGCACGAAACTACAGGAGCTCTACCAAAAAATTCTGGCGAATATCAAGATATCAATTTAACAGCTTCTATAATATCCCTGATTGCTAGTGATATCATTTTTTATCCTTGTGAAACAATTGTTCATCGTTTACACTTACAG GGAACACGAACAATAATCGATAATTTGGATAATGGTAGTTCAGTTCTTGCTGTTTTAACAAACTATACAGGAGCTGCAGATTGTTATGAGCAATGTTTAGCGTCTGAAGGGGTGTTTGGACTTTACAAAGGATTTGGAGCTTTATTAGTACAGTATGCCCTGCATATAGGCCTAGTTAAAtttacaagattttttttcatggaaattggttcAATGATGAGTAAACCGAAACCTCCACCAACCCCTAGTGTTCACGACAATTCTCCCCCAGCACTAGCGAATTTGTCAACTGTCAGTAAATCCTACTTATTACCATAG